A DNA window from Acropora palmata chromosome 12, jaAcrPala1.3, whole genome shotgun sequence contains the following coding sequences:
- the LOC141859853 gene encoding TBC1 domain family member 2B-like isoform X2 — protein MEEPWEFLTVPAEIQSSSFGKEMSSDCPEPEKLLEKTEGNNKSKQIASRTTKLCGFLNKLGAKGLKRWKMRWFVYDERKCRLYYYRTPQDATPLGVIDVANASFSFDVVVAETLNEFHINTPERTYQLQAKDKQTMMFWLQELQGRRQEYSKKKANLVVHNKGDISFLGQSTDGLLAEEKEIEKEKSQEEPPKPIIEPVPVPHSVGEEAAAIMPSSQSFLSNISYTNLKTEINNMRAKRASLTPALNISGPLTEKELAELLNLKDETKSSRVQSSANDKDVPVNDGGKSANFLMRSTTLRRKFANSWPVTQSAAGTKVPPQCAECKKLQESLAETERKLSVAQDESQMRQDVIESLHQVFRKFEERENNVNLKEQDGKKSFPEEMKDKLIYIAQLEEKVKEQTQELERVEAAMKANNKELRECRDQIQMFQEMTAVKDQVVVSLTHQLYALEKSTVEGVEVHEAAADDQVDDDDQQRASKETKSAENFIEEMQEIGKLKETCQAYVLQNRFLNSEILEFNKLRANDASIIRAQQMRLATVEAEMCKYKSKYFLVLREFQKPRKDGDSLGMEDEVISRLVEDAIDSESREILTMSRSSIQPFDRWGFKQNLDGDDEEAFYSVAQKMDRRSEQLKANLSTHEMSVEVKWENYMIAHKNRDFQKTPELKALIRSGIPDEHRADIWKHCINTWVQETRREMGDRYYQQLLESTEGKPSPAVKQIELDLLRTLPNNKHYEKMDSDGIAKLREVLLAYSWHNPDVGYCQGLNRLVAIALLYLTQEESFWCLVAIVEILMPKDYYSKTLMASQADQRVLRDLLAEKLPRLSAHFESLNVDLSLVSFNWFLTVFVDNFPVETTLRVWDTFLFEGNKILFRFALAVFKNSEELLLKCTDHMSAFNFLRQMPEKITDSNSLCQIAFQLLNPFPMKMIRSKRAHYLEIVQGELAELDKLRQNYVSSKADDPEEGDGEPLGED, from the exons ATGGAAGAACCGTGGGAGTTCTTAACTGTCCCAGCAGAAATACAATCCTCCTCTTTTGGGAAAGAAATGTCTTCTGATTGTCCTGAGCCTGAGAAGTTATTAGAAAAAACTGAAGGGAATAACAAGTCTAAG CAAATTGCCAGTAGAACTACAAAGCTATGTGGATTTCTGAACAAACTTGGAG CCAAGGGGTTAAAAAGATGGAAGATGAGATG GTTTGTTtatgatgaaagaaaatgcagGCTGTATTATTACAGAACCCCTCAAGATGCGACACCTCTTGG AGTCATTGATGTGGCTAATGCTTCGTTCTCATTCGATGTGGTAGTTGCTGAGACGCTTAACGAATTTCACATTAA cacACCTGAGCGAACATACCAACTTCAAGCAAAAGATAAACAAACAATGATGTTTTGGCTTCAAGAATTGCAG GGCAGACGACAAGAGTACAGTAAGAAAAAAGCCAACCTTGTTGTCCACAACAAAGGTGACATCTCGTTTCTTGGG CAATCTACAGATGGTTTATTAGctgaagagaaagaaatagagaaagaaaaatctcaaG AGGAACCCCCAAAGCCCATTATTGAGCCTGTTCCTGTTCCACATTCTGTTGGGGAAGAAGCTGCTGCAATAATGCCTTCATCACAAAGCTTTCTGTCAAACATTTCATACACAAACCTCAAGACAGAAATTAACAATATGAG AGCCAAAAGAGCATCATTGACCCCAGCCTTGAACATTTCCGGACCTTTGACAGAAAAAGAATTGGCAGAACTACTGAATCTGAAAGATGAAACAAAGAGCTCCAGAGTCCAGTCATCTGCAAATGACAAAGATGTCCCTGTTAATGATGGAGGAAAGAG CGCCAATTTTCTGATGAGGAGCACAACACTTCGTAG aAAGTTTGCCAACAGCTGGCCAGTAACTCAATCTGCAGCAGGTACAAAGGTTCCACCTCAATGTGCGGAATGCAAAAAg CTTCAGGAATCTCTTGCTGAAACAGAACGTAAACTATCTGTAGCTCAAGA TGAATCACAGATGCGTCAAGATGTCATTGAAAGTCTTCACCAAGTGTTCAG gaAATTTGAAGAGAGAGAGAATAATGTGAA tttaaAGGAGCAAGATGGAAAGAAATCATTTccagaagaaatgaaagacaaactAATTTATATTGCACAG TTggaagaaaaagtgaaagaacaGACACAGGAGCTGGAAAGAGTAGAGGCTGCCATGAA ggCCAATAACAAGGAGCTACGAGAATGCAGGGACCAAATTCAGATGTTTCAAGAGATGACTGCTGTTAAGGACCAAGTTGTAGTTTCGCTTACCCATCAA CTGTACGCACTTGAGAAATCCACTGTGGAGGGAGTAGAAGTTCATGAAGCAGCTGCAGACGACCAGGTGGACGATGATGATCAGCAAAG gGCTTCAAAGGAGACCAAGTCTGcagaaaattttattgaagagATGCAGGAGATTGGTAAACTGAAG GAAACATGCCAGGCATACGTGCTGCAAAACCGATTCCTCAATAGCGAAATACTGGAGTTCAACAAACTTCGAGCCAACGATGCCTCGATTATCAGGGCACAGCAAAT gaGACTCGCAACTGTTGAAGCAGAAATGTGTAAATATAAAAGCAAATACTTCCTTGTGCTGAGAGAATTCCAAAAGCCACGAAAAG ACGGGGACTCCCTGGGCATGGAGGATGAAGTTATCAGTAGGCTTGTTGAGGATGCTATTGACAGCGAATCACGTGAGATATTGACAATGTCAAGGTCAAG CATTCAGCCATTTGATCGTTGGGGCTTCAAACAAAATCTAGATGGCGACGACGAAGAAGCCTTCTACTCAGTGGCGCAGAAAATGGACCGAAGATCAGAACAGCTGAAG GCAAATTTAAGTACGCATGAGATGTCAGTAGAGGTCAAATGGGAAAACTATATGATCGCTCATAAGAACAGAGATTTCCAAAAAACG ccAGAGCTGAAAGCTTTGATTCGATCTGGGATCCCGGACGAGCATCGAGCCGATATATGGAAACACTGCATCAACACATGGGTACAAGAAACGAGAAGAGAAATGGGAGATAGATATTACCAACAACTATTAGAGTCGACTGAGGGAAAACCCTCACCGGCGGTCAAGCAGATCGAGTTGGATCTGTTACGCACGCTTCCAAATAACAAGCATTACGAAAAGATGGACTCTGATGGG ATTGCTAAATTAAGAGAAGTATTGCTGGCCTACAGTTGGCACAATCCTGACGTTGGCTACTGTCAG GGATTAAATCGCCTGGTTGCTATCGCTTTGCTGTATCTCACACAGGAAGAATCCTTTtg GTGTCTTGTGGCCATTGTTGAAATCCTTATGCCTAAGGATTATTATTCAAAGACGCTGATGGCATCACAAGCAGATCAAAGAGTACTGAGAGATCTGCTGGCTGAGAAATTGCCAAGACTCAGTGCCCATTTTGAATCACTCAA TGTAGACTTATCGCTGGTGTCTTTCAACTGGTTTTTAACGGTGTTTGTCGATAACTTTCCCGTTGAG aCTACGCTTCGAGTTTGGGACACGTTCCTTTTCGAAGGAAACAAG ATTCTGTTCCGTTTTGCTTTGGCGGTCTTTAAAAACAGTGAAGAGCTGCTTCTTAAGTGCACAGATCACATGAGTGCATTTAATTTCCTGAGGCAAATGCCAGAGAAGATTACCGATTCAAATAGCTTGTGTCAG ATTGCTTTCCAGCTTCTTAATCCGTTCCCCATGAAGATGATTCGGTCAAAGCGAGCGCATTACTTAGAAATTGTACAG GGAGAACTCGCAGAGCTGGACAAATTACGCCAGAATTACGTCAGCAGCAAGGCGGACGACCCTGAGGAGGGCGATGGAGAGCCGTTAGGCGAAGATtaa
- the LOC141859853 gene encoding TBC1 domain family member 2B-like isoform X1, which yields MEEPWEFLTVPAEIQSSSFGKEMSSDCPEPEKLLEKTEGNNKSKQIASRTTKLCGFLNKLGAKGLKRWKMRWFVYDERKCRLYYYRTPQDATPLGVIDVANASFSFDVVVAETLNEFHINTPERTYQLQAKDKQTMMFWLQELQGRRQEYSKKKANLVVHNKGDISFLGQSTDGLLAEEKEIEKEKSQEEPPKPIIEPVPVPHSVGEEAAAIMPSSQSFLSNISYTNLKTEINNMRAKRASLTPALNISGPLTEKELAELLNLKDETKSSRVQSSANDKDVPVNDGGKSTFQSHIAIVNDEESEEIKASNPQQQENAEDKKKISANFLMRSTTLRRKFANSWPVTQSAAGTKVPPQCAECKKLQESLAETERKLSVAQDESQMRQDVIESLHQVFRKFEERENNVNLKEQDGKKSFPEEMKDKLIYIAQLEEKVKEQTQELERVEAAMKANNKELRECRDQIQMFQEMTAVKDQVVVSLTHQLYALEKSTVEGVEVHEAAADDQVDDDDQQRASKETKSAENFIEEMQEIGKLKETCQAYVLQNRFLNSEILEFNKLRANDASIIRAQQMRLATVEAEMCKYKSKYFLVLREFQKPRKDGDSLGMEDEVISRLVEDAIDSESREILTMSRSSIQPFDRWGFKQNLDGDDEEAFYSVAQKMDRRSEQLKANLSTHEMSVEVKWENYMIAHKNRDFQKTPELKALIRSGIPDEHRADIWKHCINTWVQETRREMGDRYYQQLLESTEGKPSPAVKQIELDLLRTLPNNKHYEKMDSDGIAKLREVLLAYSWHNPDVGYCQGLNRLVAIALLYLTQEESFWCLVAIVEILMPKDYYSKTLMASQADQRVLRDLLAEKLPRLSAHFESLNVDLSLVSFNWFLTVFVDNFPVETTLRVWDTFLFEGNKILFRFALAVFKNSEELLLKCTDHMSAFNFLRQMPEKITDSNSLCQIAFQLLNPFPMKMIRSKRAHYLEIVQGELAELDKLRQNYVSSKADDPEEGDGEPLGED from the exons ATGGAAGAACCGTGGGAGTTCTTAACTGTCCCAGCAGAAATACAATCCTCCTCTTTTGGGAAAGAAATGTCTTCTGATTGTCCTGAGCCTGAGAAGTTATTAGAAAAAACTGAAGGGAATAACAAGTCTAAG CAAATTGCCAGTAGAACTACAAAGCTATGTGGATTTCTGAACAAACTTGGAG CCAAGGGGTTAAAAAGATGGAAGATGAGATG GTTTGTTtatgatgaaagaaaatgcagGCTGTATTATTACAGAACCCCTCAAGATGCGACACCTCTTGG AGTCATTGATGTGGCTAATGCTTCGTTCTCATTCGATGTGGTAGTTGCTGAGACGCTTAACGAATTTCACATTAA cacACCTGAGCGAACATACCAACTTCAAGCAAAAGATAAACAAACAATGATGTTTTGGCTTCAAGAATTGCAG GGCAGACGACAAGAGTACAGTAAGAAAAAAGCCAACCTTGTTGTCCACAACAAAGGTGACATCTCGTTTCTTGGG CAATCTACAGATGGTTTATTAGctgaagagaaagaaatagagaaagaaaaatctcaaG AGGAACCCCCAAAGCCCATTATTGAGCCTGTTCCTGTTCCACATTCTGTTGGGGAAGAAGCTGCTGCAATAATGCCTTCATCACAAAGCTTTCTGTCAAACATTTCATACACAAACCTCAAGACAGAAATTAACAATATGAG AGCCAAAAGAGCATCATTGACCCCAGCCTTGAACATTTCCGGACCTTTGACAGAAAAAGAATTGGCAGAACTACTGAATCTGAAAGATGAAACAAAGAGCTCCAGAGTCCAGTCATCTGCAAATGACAAAGATGTCCCTGTTAATGATGGAGGAAAGAG CACATTTCAGAGTCATATTGCAATTGTCAATGATGAAGAAAGTGAAGAAATAAAGGCCTCAAACCctcaacaacaagaaaatgcagaagacaaaaaaaaaatcag CGCCAATTTTCTGATGAGGAGCACAACACTTCGTAG aAAGTTTGCCAACAGCTGGCCAGTAACTCAATCTGCAGCAGGTACAAAGGTTCCACCTCAATGTGCGGAATGCAAAAAg CTTCAGGAATCTCTTGCTGAAACAGAACGTAAACTATCTGTAGCTCAAGA TGAATCACAGATGCGTCAAGATGTCATTGAAAGTCTTCACCAAGTGTTCAG gaAATTTGAAGAGAGAGAGAATAATGTGAA tttaaAGGAGCAAGATGGAAAGAAATCATTTccagaagaaatgaaagacaaactAATTTATATTGCACAG TTggaagaaaaagtgaaagaacaGACACAGGAGCTGGAAAGAGTAGAGGCTGCCATGAA ggCCAATAACAAGGAGCTACGAGAATGCAGGGACCAAATTCAGATGTTTCAAGAGATGACTGCTGTTAAGGACCAAGTTGTAGTTTCGCTTACCCATCAA CTGTACGCACTTGAGAAATCCACTGTGGAGGGAGTAGAAGTTCATGAAGCAGCTGCAGACGACCAGGTGGACGATGATGATCAGCAAAG gGCTTCAAAGGAGACCAAGTCTGcagaaaattttattgaagagATGCAGGAGATTGGTAAACTGAAG GAAACATGCCAGGCATACGTGCTGCAAAACCGATTCCTCAATAGCGAAATACTGGAGTTCAACAAACTTCGAGCCAACGATGCCTCGATTATCAGGGCACAGCAAAT gaGACTCGCAACTGTTGAAGCAGAAATGTGTAAATATAAAAGCAAATACTTCCTTGTGCTGAGAGAATTCCAAAAGCCACGAAAAG ACGGGGACTCCCTGGGCATGGAGGATGAAGTTATCAGTAGGCTTGTTGAGGATGCTATTGACAGCGAATCACGTGAGATATTGACAATGTCAAGGTCAAG CATTCAGCCATTTGATCGTTGGGGCTTCAAACAAAATCTAGATGGCGACGACGAAGAAGCCTTCTACTCAGTGGCGCAGAAAATGGACCGAAGATCAGAACAGCTGAAG GCAAATTTAAGTACGCATGAGATGTCAGTAGAGGTCAAATGGGAAAACTATATGATCGCTCATAAGAACAGAGATTTCCAAAAAACG ccAGAGCTGAAAGCTTTGATTCGATCTGGGATCCCGGACGAGCATCGAGCCGATATATGGAAACACTGCATCAACACATGGGTACAAGAAACGAGAAGAGAAATGGGAGATAGATATTACCAACAACTATTAGAGTCGACTGAGGGAAAACCCTCACCGGCGGTCAAGCAGATCGAGTTGGATCTGTTACGCACGCTTCCAAATAACAAGCATTACGAAAAGATGGACTCTGATGGG ATTGCTAAATTAAGAGAAGTATTGCTGGCCTACAGTTGGCACAATCCTGACGTTGGCTACTGTCAG GGATTAAATCGCCTGGTTGCTATCGCTTTGCTGTATCTCACACAGGAAGAATCCTTTtg GTGTCTTGTGGCCATTGTTGAAATCCTTATGCCTAAGGATTATTATTCAAAGACGCTGATGGCATCACAAGCAGATCAAAGAGTACTGAGAGATCTGCTGGCTGAGAAATTGCCAAGACTCAGTGCCCATTTTGAATCACTCAA TGTAGACTTATCGCTGGTGTCTTTCAACTGGTTTTTAACGGTGTTTGTCGATAACTTTCCCGTTGAG aCTACGCTTCGAGTTTGGGACACGTTCCTTTTCGAAGGAAACAAG ATTCTGTTCCGTTTTGCTTTGGCGGTCTTTAAAAACAGTGAAGAGCTGCTTCTTAAGTGCACAGATCACATGAGTGCATTTAATTTCCTGAGGCAAATGCCAGAGAAGATTACCGATTCAAATAGCTTGTGTCAG ATTGCTTTCCAGCTTCTTAATCCGTTCCCCATGAAGATGATTCGGTCAAAGCGAGCGCATTACTTAGAAATTGTACAG GGAGAACTCGCAGAGCTGGACAAATTACGCCAGAATTACGTCAGCAGCAAGGCGGACGACCCTGAGGAGGGCGATGGAGAGCCGTTAGGCGAAGATtaa
- the LOC141859853 gene encoding TBC1 domain family member 2B-like isoform X3: MMFWLQELQGRRQEYSKKKANLVVHNKGDISFLGQSTDGLLAEEKEIEKEKSQEEPPKPIIEPVPVPHSVGEEAAAIMPSSQSFLSNISYTNLKTEINNMRAKRASLTPALNISGPLTEKELAELLNLKDETKSSRVQSSANDKDVPVNDGGKSTFQSHIAIVNDEESEEIKASNPQQQENAEDKKKISANFLMRSTTLRRKFANSWPVTQSAAGTKVPPQCAECKKLQESLAETERKLSVAQDESQMRQDVIESLHQVFRKFEERENNVNLKEQDGKKSFPEEMKDKLIYIAQLEEKVKEQTQELERVEAAMKANNKELRECRDQIQMFQEMTAVKDQVVVSLTHQLYALEKSTVEGVEVHEAAADDQVDDDDQQRASKETKSAENFIEEMQEIGKLKETCQAYVLQNRFLNSEILEFNKLRANDASIIRAQQMRLATVEAEMCKYKSKYFLVLREFQKPRKDGDSLGMEDEVISRLVEDAIDSESREILTMSRSSIQPFDRWGFKQNLDGDDEEAFYSVAQKMDRRSEQLKANLSTHEMSVEVKWENYMIAHKNRDFQKTPELKALIRSGIPDEHRADIWKHCINTWVQETRREMGDRYYQQLLESTEGKPSPAVKQIELDLLRTLPNNKHYEKMDSDGIAKLREVLLAYSWHNPDVGYCQGLNRLVAIALLYLTQEESFWCLVAIVEILMPKDYYSKTLMASQADQRVLRDLLAEKLPRLSAHFESLNVDLSLVSFNWFLTVFVDNFPVETTLRVWDTFLFEGNKILFRFALAVFKNSEELLLKCTDHMSAFNFLRQMPEKITDSNSLCQIAFQLLNPFPMKMIRSKRAHYLEIVQGELAELDKLRQNYVSSKADDPEEGDGEPLGED; the protein is encoded by the exons ATGATGTTTTGGCTTCAAGAATTGCAG GGCAGACGACAAGAGTACAGTAAGAAAAAAGCCAACCTTGTTGTCCACAACAAAGGTGACATCTCGTTTCTTGGG CAATCTACAGATGGTTTATTAGctgaagagaaagaaatagagaaagaaaaatctcaaG AGGAACCCCCAAAGCCCATTATTGAGCCTGTTCCTGTTCCACATTCTGTTGGGGAAGAAGCTGCTGCAATAATGCCTTCATCACAAAGCTTTCTGTCAAACATTTCATACACAAACCTCAAGACAGAAATTAACAATATGAG AGCCAAAAGAGCATCATTGACCCCAGCCTTGAACATTTCCGGACCTTTGACAGAAAAAGAATTGGCAGAACTACTGAATCTGAAAGATGAAACAAAGAGCTCCAGAGTCCAGTCATCTGCAAATGACAAAGATGTCCCTGTTAATGATGGAGGAAAGAG CACATTTCAGAGTCATATTGCAATTGTCAATGATGAAGAAAGTGAAGAAATAAAGGCCTCAAACCctcaacaacaagaaaatgcagaagacaaaaaaaaaatcag CGCCAATTTTCTGATGAGGAGCACAACACTTCGTAG aAAGTTTGCCAACAGCTGGCCAGTAACTCAATCTGCAGCAGGTACAAAGGTTCCACCTCAATGTGCGGAATGCAAAAAg CTTCAGGAATCTCTTGCTGAAACAGAACGTAAACTATCTGTAGCTCAAGA TGAATCACAGATGCGTCAAGATGTCATTGAAAGTCTTCACCAAGTGTTCAG gaAATTTGAAGAGAGAGAGAATAATGTGAA tttaaAGGAGCAAGATGGAAAGAAATCATTTccagaagaaatgaaagacaaactAATTTATATTGCACAG TTggaagaaaaagtgaaagaacaGACACAGGAGCTGGAAAGAGTAGAGGCTGCCATGAA ggCCAATAACAAGGAGCTACGAGAATGCAGGGACCAAATTCAGATGTTTCAAGAGATGACTGCTGTTAAGGACCAAGTTGTAGTTTCGCTTACCCATCAA CTGTACGCACTTGAGAAATCCACTGTGGAGGGAGTAGAAGTTCATGAAGCAGCTGCAGACGACCAGGTGGACGATGATGATCAGCAAAG gGCTTCAAAGGAGACCAAGTCTGcagaaaattttattgaagagATGCAGGAGATTGGTAAACTGAAG GAAACATGCCAGGCATACGTGCTGCAAAACCGATTCCTCAATAGCGAAATACTGGAGTTCAACAAACTTCGAGCCAACGATGCCTCGATTATCAGGGCACAGCAAAT gaGACTCGCAACTGTTGAAGCAGAAATGTGTAAATATAAAAGCAAATACTTCCTTGTGCTGAGAGAATTCCAAAAGCCACGAAAAG ACGGGGACTCCCTGGGCATGGAGGATGAAGTTATCAGTAGGCTTGTTGAGGATGCTATTGACAGCGAATCACGTGAGATATTGACAATGTCAAGGTCAAG CATTCAGCCATTTGATCGTTGGGGCTTCAAACAAAATCTAGATGGCGACGACGAAGAAGCCTTCTACTCAGTGGCGCAGAAAATGGACCGAAGATCAGAACAGCTGAAG GCAAATTTAAGTACGCATGAGATGTCAGTAGAGGTCAAATGGGAAAACTATATGATCGCTCATAAGAACAGAGATTTCCAAAAAACG ccAGAGCTGAAAGCTTTGATTCGATCTGGGATCCCGGACGAGCATCGAGCCGATATATGGAAACACTGCATCAACACATGGGTACAAGAAACGAGAAGAGAAATGGGAGATAGATATTACCAACAACTATTAGAGTCGACTGAGGGAAAACCCTCACCGGCGGTCAAGCAGATCGAGTTGGATCTGTTACGCACGCTTCCAAATAACAAGCATTACGAAAAGATGGACTCTGATGGG ATTGCTAAATTAAGAGAAGTATTGCTGGCCTACAGTTGGCACAATCCTGACGTTGGCTACTGTCAG GGATTAAATCGCCTGGTTGCTATCGCTTTGCTGTATCTCACACAGGAAGAATCCTTTtg GTGTCTTGTGGCCATTGTTGAAATCCTTATGCCTAAGGATTATTATTCAAAGACGCTGATGGCATCACAAGCAGATCAAAGAGTACTGAGAGATCTGCTGGCTGAGAAATTGCCAAGACTCAGTGCCCATTTTGAATCACTCAA TGTAGACTTATCGCTGGTGTCTTTCAACTGGTTTTTAACGGTGTTTGTCGATAACTTTCCCGTTGAG aCTACGCTTCGAGTTTGGGACACGTTCCTTTTCGAAGGAAACAAG ATTCTGTTCCGTTTTGCTTTGGCGGTCTTTAAAAACAGTGAAGAGCTGCTTCTTAAGTGCACAGATCACATGAGTGCATTTAATTTCCTGAGGCAAATGCCAGAGAAGATTACCGATTCAAATAGCTTGTGTCAG ATTGCTTTCCAGCTTCTTAATCCGTTCCCCATGAAGATGATTCGGTCAAAGCGAGCGCATTACTTAGAAATTGTACAG GGAGAACTCGCAGAGCTGGACAAATTACGCCAGAATTACGTCAGCAGCAAGGCGGACGACCCTGAGGAGGGCGATGGAGAGCCGTTAGGCGAAGATtaa